One Insulibacter thermoxylanivorax genomic region harbors:
- a CDS encoding FliA/WhiG family RNA polymerase sigma factor, producing the protein MNVKKSSKLANLDLWKEWKEHGSLEAKNQLIESYLPLVEYVSSRMSIGLPSSISKDDLISYGIMGLIDAIDKFDLDRGLQFETYASWRIRGAIQDALRQGDWVPRSVREKAKRIEEAYGVLEQQYLRSVTDEEVCEYLGITLKEFQQMLHDVSVTTVFSLEDPIKEEDSETRIATVIDDKAPNPESALHRQYLHEMLSQAIDRLTEKERTVVSLFYFEELSLSEIAEVMSLSPSRISQLHSKALLRLKGVLANSKHQLFSE; encoded by the coding sequence ATGAATGTTAAAAAATCGTCTAAGCTTGCCAATCTAGATCTATGGAAAGAGTGGAAGGAACACGGTTCGCTGGAAGCGAAGAACCAACTGATCGAGTCCTACCTTCCCTTAGTGGAATACGTCTCTTCTAGGATGTCCATAGGCTTGCCTAGCAGCATTTCTAAAGATGACTTAATCAGTTATGGTATAATGGGACTAATAGATGCAATTGATAAATTCGACCTCGATCGGGGGCTGCAGTTTGAGACTTATGCCTCATGGCGGATTCGCGGTGCCATTCAAGATGCGCTGCGGCAGGGCGACTGGGTGCCCCGCTCGGTCCGCGAGAAGGCCAAACGAATCGAGGAAGCCTATGGTGTATTGGAACAGCAGTATCTGCGATCTGTGACGGATGAAGAAGTCTGTGAGTACCTTGGGATTACGCTGAAGGAGTTTCAGCAGATGTTGCACGACGTGTCGGTGACGACCGTTTTCTCTCTTGAAGACCCGATCAAGGAGGAAGATAGTGAGACGAGGATCGCGACGGTAATTGACGACAAAGCACCGAATCCCGAATCAGCGTTACACAGGCAGTATCTGCATGAGATGCTCAGTCAAGCCATCGATCGTCTGACTGAGAAAGAACGCACCGTTGTCTCTCTATTCTATTTTGAAGAATTGTCTCTAAGTGAAATAGCCGAGGTGATGTCCCTTTCTCCATCACGGATTTCGCAATTGCATTCCAAAGCGCTTCTCCGGCTTAAAGGTGTACTGGCTAACAGCAAGCATCAATTGTTCAGCGAATGA
- a CDS encoding chemotaxis protein CheD has protein sequence MTLSSAPIIKVGMADLNAIKSPGLLKTSGLGSCVGLILYDPIQRIAGMAHIMLPSSDIAREQTINEAKYADTAIPALIERMTKLGAKVSSLQAKMAGGAQMFVLNHDTMRIGPRNVESCKEMLQKYRIPLIAEDTGGNYGRSIEIDSSNGVLRIRSVQNGVKLL, from the coding sequence ATGACGCTTTCCAGCGCCCCCATCATCAAGGTCGGGATGGCGGATCTGAATGCGATCAAGTCACCTGGACTGTTGAAGACCTCTGGGCTTGGCTCTTGCGTCGGTCTTATCCTCTATGATCCGATACAGCGAATCGCAGGCATGGCTCATATCATGCTCCCTTCATCCGATATCGCCCGGGAACAGACGATCAATGAGGCGAAGTATGCTGATACAGCAATCCCTGCGCTGATCGAACGCATGACCAAACTGGGCGCCAAGGTTTCTAGCTTGCAGGCGAAGATGGCCGGCGGAGCACAGATGTTCGTGCTTAATCATGATACGATGAGAATCGGTCCGCGCAATGTTGAGAGCTGCAAAGAAATGTTGCAAAAGTATAGGATTCCCTTAATCGCGGAGGATACGGGGGGCAATTACGGACGTTCGATTGAGATCGACAGTTCTAACGGAGTATTAAGGATTAGAAGTGTGCAGAATGGAGTAAAGCTGTTATGA
- a CDS encoding chemotaxis protein CheC, with product MDVLKEIGNIGAGHAATALSKMLDKQVDMNVPNAKLVPFDQITDSLGGEEQVVVAVYFRVLGDAPGNLFFVLTHDSAKKLLKGMIGLEVTADGYSDLELSALSEVGNILAGSYLSSLSDFIKINMQPTVPALAIDMAGAIMSYGMIEYGQMGEQALFIDTMFMDGSEEVEGHFFLIPDPDSVSKIFQVLGVQ from the coding sequence ATGGATGTGCTGAAGGAGATCGGGAATATCGGCGCCGGTCACGCTGCAACAGCGTTGTCTAAGATGCTCGACAAGCAGGTGGACATGAACGTTCCCAACGCCAAGCTGGTCCCTTTTGATCAGATCACGGACAGCCTCGGCGGGGAGGAACAGGTGGTCGTCGCCGTCTATTTCCGAGTCTTAGGGGATGCCCCGGGCAATCTGTTCTTCGTGCTCACCCATGATTCTGCTAAGAAATTGCTCAAGGGCATGATCGGCCTCGAAGTGACTGCGGATGGATACTCGGATCTGGAATTAAGCGCATTGTCCGAGGTTGGTAATATATTAGCCGGATCCTATCTATCCTCTTTGTCAGATTTTATCAAGATTAATATGCAACCGACGGTTCCGGCTCTAGCGATCGATATGGCTGGAGCGATTATGAGCTACGGGATGATCGAGTATGGCCAGATGGGGGAACAAGCTTTGTTTATTGACACGATGTTTATGGATGGCAGCGAAGAAGTGGAAGGGCACTTTTTCTTAATCCCGGACCCGGACTCTGTAAGCAAGATCTTCCAAGTCCTGGGAGTGCAGTAG
- a CDS encoding chemotaxis protein CheW, with amino-acid sequence MNEDLKVVVFSLGPEEYGVEVDKVRTIERMQPITRVPKTPDFVKGVINLRGVVVPIIDLRERFGLEAAPYTDNTRIIVVNQQSIEVGLIVDSANDVVDVNEDHIEEPPEIVGGIRAKYLRGIAKLENDRLLVLLNLQEVLNKDEIIQLEQLGED; translated from the coding sequence ATGAATGAAGATTTAAAAGTCGTCGTGTTTTCCTTGGGTCCGGAAGAATACGGGGTAGAAGTCGATAAGGTGCGCACCATCGAGCGGATGCAGCCGATCACCCGCGTGCCTAAGACTCCGGATTTCGTCAAAGGCGTGATCAATCTGCGCGGTGTTGTTGTGCCCATTATCGACTTAAGGGAGCGCTTCGGTTTAGAGGCGGCCCCATACACGGACAACACGCGGATTATTGTCGTGAATCAGCAGTCAATCGAGGTTGGTCTGATCGTCGATTCGGCGAATGACGTCGTCGATGTGAATGAAGATCATATCGAAGAACCTCCTGAGATTGTCGGCGGCATTCGGGCGAAATATCTGCGTGGAATCGCCAAGCTGGAAAATGATCGTCTCCTGGTGCTGTTGAATCTCCAAGAAGTATTGAACAAAGATGAGATCATTCAACTGGAACAGTTAGGGGAAGACTAA
- a CDS encoding chemotaxis protein CheA produces MESNQYLAMFIDESKEHLQAMNENLLQLEQSPSDLSIVQNIFRSAHTLKGMSATMGFEDLANLTHEMENVLDLVRHEKLSMDDYIFDVLFKSFDALEAMVNDIIAGGDGQADVSEIVNHLQAILNGSYSPSQAAETGQVSSTSSEAKVLAEAFDQYQLSIIKQSLSSGFQVYEVRVKIRQDCVLKAARAYMVFDALERSGEIARSIPSVQEIEQEKFDHEFIVYYITKLHAQEVKKLIMDVSEIEDAVIETIDEQKLKELQDRSLQDAKPQPEPAAEKPKQDSKKQAKGQTSAGGASNQQVAGRTIRVDIERLDTLMNLFSELLIDRVRLEQLASEIGRHELTETVEHMARVSSDLQSIVLKLRMMPVETVFNRFPRMIRDLAKTLNKKVDLIITGSETELDRTVVDEIGDPLVHLLRNAVDHGLEGPEDRIKAGKPETGTVHLRAYQSGNHVFIEIEDDGRGIDREKVLSKAIQNGVVKSEDAERLSDREVYQLLFASGFSTAEVISDISGRGVGLDVVKTKITSLGGDVTVDSTLGVGTKFTVQLPLTLSIITAMLIRLGEEKYAIPISSVVETALVNDEDIRYVHGMRMIQFRDNVIPLIDLASVLEVPGHEEKQQSQELNVVIVHKGDKLVALITDEFIGQQEIVLKTLGGYLNQVFAVSGATILGDGQVALILDTNALIR; encoded by the coding sequence ATGGAGTCCAACCAATACTTAGCGATGTTTATCGACGAATCGAAAGAACACCTGCAAGCGATGAATGAGAACCTGTTACAGCTTGAGCAAAGCCCGTCGGATCTCAGCATTGTGCAGAACATTTTCCGTTCCGCGCATACCCTGAAAGGGATGTCTGCGACGATGGGATTCGAGGATCTGGCGAATCTTACCCATGAGATGGAGAATGTGTTGGATCTCGTGCGCCATGAGAAGCTCAGCATGGACGACTATATCTTCGATGTGTTGTTCAAGAGTTTCGATGCCCTTGAGGCAATGGTGAACGATATCATCGCCGGCGGAGACGGGCAAGCGGATGTCAGCGAGATCGTGAATCACTTGCAGGCGATTCTGAATGGCAGCTACAGCCCATCCCAAGCAGCGGAAACCGGGCAGGTCTCATCGACGAGCAGTGAAGCGAAAGTACTAGCCGAAGCGTTCGACCAATATCAGTTGTCGATCATTAAACAATCCCTATCCTCCGGTTTTCAGGTGTATGAAGTCCGCGTCAAGATCAGACAGGATTGCGTCCTGAAAGCAGCCAGGGCTTATATGGTCTTCGATGCGCTCGAACGAAGCGGTGAAATCGCGCGCTCGATTCCATCGGTTCAGGAGATCGAACAGGAGAAATTCGACCATGAATTCATCGTCTATTACATAACCAAATTACATGCACAAGAAGTGAAAAAACTGATCATGGACGTCTCAGAGATTGAAGATGCCGTGATCGAGACGATCGACGAACAGAAACTGAAAGAACTGCAAGACAGAAGTCTGCAGGATGCAAAGCCGCAGCCTGAACCTGCTGCAGAGAAGCCTAAGCAAGACAGCAAGAAGCAGGCCAAAGGCCAAACAAGTGCAGGCGGCGCGTCGAATCAGCAGGTGGCAGGTCGTACGATCCGCGTCGATATCGAACGCTTGGATACGCTCATGAATCTCTTCAGCGAGCTGCTGATCGATCGGGTCCGGCTGGAACAGCTGGCTTCGGAGATCGGCAGGCATGAGCTGACTGAGACCGTGGAGCACATGGCCAGGGTGAGCAGCGATCTGCAGAGCATCGTGCTTAAGCTTCGCATGATGCCGGTCGAAACAGTATTCAACCGCTTCCCGCGGATGATCCGCGACCTGGCGAAGACATTGAACAAGAAGGTCGATCTGATCATCACCGGTTCCGAAACCGAGCTCGACCGCACCGTTGTCGATGAGATCGGTGATCCGCTCGTACACTTGCTGCGCAATGCTGTGGACCATGGGCTGGAGGGGCCGGAGGATCGGATCAAGGCGGGCAAGCCGGAGACGGGTACCGTTCACCTGCGGGCCTATCAGAGCGGCAACCATGTATTCATTGAGATTGAAGACGACGGGCGCGGCATCGATCGCGAGAAGGTGCTCAGCAAAGCGATCCAGAACGGTGTGGTGAAGAGTGAAGATGCCGAGCGGCTCAGCGACCGCGAGGTATATCAACTGCTGTTCGCTTCCGGCTTCAGCACGGCAGAAGTCATCTCGGATATCTCGGGACGCGGTGTCGGTCTTGACGTCGTTAAGACGAAGATCACTTCTCTGGGCGGGGATGTCACCGTTGATTCGACATTAGGAGTGGGGACGAAGTTCACCGTTCAACTGCCGCTGACGCTGTCGATTATCACGGCGATGTTGATCCGCCTTGGCGAGGAGAAATATGCGATCCCGATCAGTTCGGTAGTTGAGACGGCACTTGTCAACGACGAAGATATTCGCTATGTCCACGGCATGCGGATGATTCAATTCCGCGATAATGTCATTCCGCTGATCGATCTCGCTTCTGTGCTTGAAGTTCCTGGTCACGAAGAGAAGCAGCAGAGCCAAGAGCTGAACGTCGTCATCGTTCACAAAGGGGACAAACTGGTTGCACTCATCACCGATGAATTTATCGGACAGCAGGAGATCGTTCTGAAAACCCTGGGAGGATACCTGAACCAGGTCTTCGCTGTCTCGGGAGCAACGATTCTCGGGGACGGTCAAGTCGCATTGATTCTGGATACGAATGCTTTGATCAGATAA
- a CDS encoding protein-glutamate methylesterase/protein-glutamine glutaminase, whose translation MVRQHQVLVVDDSAFMRKLIADLIASDPDFTVIGAAKNGREAVDMTLRLKPDVITMDVEMPVMDGIQALQEIMAKCPTPVVILSSHTDEGDMLTFEALEKGAIDFVKKPSGTISVDLYKIKEVLLEKLHAALNARILPKRSEVPVNRSGRSVGPEAPPDTMGKPAKMFRHLVAIGTSTGGPKALQRILPTLPRNFPAPILIVQHMPPNFTRSLAQRLDAMSQIRVVEAEHEMKVEVGTAYIAPGDWHMVLHRRRSNQYVIHLHQDALRNGHRPSVDVLFDSLAEYSELERHLVILTGMGGDGAHAMKRLYDSGVRSTIAESEETCVVFGMPKVAIELQAVRYILPLDDIPPKLMELVR comes from the coding sequence ATGGTTCGACAACATCAAGTGCTCGTAGTGGATGATTCGGCGTTCATGCGCAAGTTGATTGCAGATTTAATCGCAAGCGATCCTGATTTTACAGTGATTGGCGCAGCTAAGAACGGCAGAGAAGCTGTGGATATGACCTTGCGGCTCAAGCCGGATGTGATCACGATGGATGTGGAGATGCCCGTGATGGACGGGATTCAGGCGCTGCAAGAGATCATGGCGAAGTGCCCCACACCGGTCGTCATCTTAAGCAGCCACACCGACGAGGGAGACATGCTCACCTTCGAGGCGCTTGAGAAAGGTGCCATCGATTTCGTCAAGAAACCATCGGGTACGATATCCGTTGATCTGTATAAAATCAAAGAAGTTCTGTTGGAGAAACTGCACGCGGCATTGAACGCCAGGATCTTGCCGAAGCGAAGCGAAGTTCCCGTGAACCGTTCCGGCCGTTCCGTCGGACCTGAAGCGCCGCCTGACACTATGGGGAAACCGGCGAAGATGTTCCGGCATCTGGTAGCAATCGGAACATCGACGGGAGGACCAAAGGCGCTGCAGCGAATCCTGCCGACGCTGCCGCGGAATTTTCCGGCGCCGATCCTCATCGTACAGCACATGCCCCCGAACTTCACCAGGTCACTGGCACAGCGGCTGGATGCGATGTCGCAGATCCGGGTTGTCGAGGCTGAGCACGAGATGAAGGTGGAAGTAGGCACAGCTTACATCGCTCCCGGGGATTGGCATATGGTGCTGCATCGCCGCCGTTCCAACCAATATGTCATTCACTTGCATCAAGATGCGCTGCGCAACGGCCATCGGCCTTCGGTAGATGTGCTCTTTGATTCACTGGCTGAGTACAGCGAACTTGAACGTCATCTTGTTATCCTGACGGGGATGGGAGGGGACGGTGCCCATGCGATGAAACGCTTGTACGATTCAGGGGTGAGGTCGACGATCGCGGAGTCAGAAGAAACATGTGTTGTGTTTGGTATGCCTAAGGTCGCCATCGAGCTGCAAGCGGTGCGTTACATCCTGCCGCTTGACGATATCCCGCCCAAACTGATGGAGCTCGTGCGATGA
- a CDS encoding MinD/ParA family protein: MVDQAQGLRELFQTRQPAEGNHTTRIITVTSGKGGVGKSNFTLNFALTLQRRGYKVLIFDADIGLANLDVLMGETPRYNLYHLLKRQKTIWEIIHRYYDLLYIAGGSGFQELLRLSEQDLEHFVNEVNKLNGHVDYIFFDTGAGLSKETLRFIIASDETFVITTPEPTAITDAYAIIKMVSNMNYDVEFRLIINRVSERREGKLTADKISMVAKQFLDLDIPALGYVLDDIHVSKAVKRQVPFTIAYPHSAASKAVSELVDQFLSAREQTADSGRGVRSFLSRMIRLLQN, translated from the coding sequence ATGGTTGATCAGGCACAAGGTTTGCGCGAACTGTTCCAAACTCGTCAGCCGGCTGAAGGCAACCATACCACCCGCATCATCACCGTGACCAGCGGCAAGGGGGGCGTCGGCAAGTCCAACTTCACGCTGAATTTCGCCTTGACCTTGCAGCGACGCGGGTATAAGGTGCTCATCTTCGACGCCGATATCGGGCTGGCCAATCTCGATGTTCTGATGGGGGAGACCCCGCGCTATAATCTCTATCATCTCTTGAAACGCCAGAAGACGATCTGGGAGATCATTCATCGCTATTATGATCTGCTCTACATAGCGGGCGGTTCAGGGTTCCAGGAGCTGCTCCGGTTGAGCGAACAGGATTTGGAACATTTCGTGAACGAAGTGAATAAGCTGAATGGTCATGTGGATTATATCTTCTTCGATACAGGTGCAGGTTTAAGCAAGGAAACCCTGAGATTCATCATCGCCTCCGATGAAACCTTTGTCATCACGACGCCGGAGCCTACGGCGATTACAGACGCCTATGCCATCATTAAGATGGTTTCCAACATGAATTATGATGTAGAGTTTCGTCTCATCATCAATCGCGTGTCAGAACGACGCGAAGGGAAGTTAACGGCGGACAAGATCTCGATGGTCGCCAAACAATTTCTCGATCTGGACATCCCTGCACTCGGTTATGTGCTGGATGATATACATGTGTCCAAAGCTGTGAAACGTCAAGTTCCTTTCACCATCGCTTATCCCCACAGCGCCGCTTCCAAGGCGGTATCGGAATTAGTCGACCAATTCTTGTCGGCACGGGAACAAACCGCCGATTCCGGAAGAGGCGTCAGGTCATTCTTGTCACGCATGATCAGATTGCTTCAAAATTAA
- the flhF gene encoding flagellar biosynthesis protein FlhF has translation MRVKRYVVDSLPDALTMIRRELGQDAVILNTKQLKTGGFLGLFGKKKIEVIAAVDGGAARDGGTPVRKAAPQSVSAAAAAAIQGASSEREPNRPHVGSRAAARAYRSVNQAMTAVAETKDADHAPGLDARLPGTAAAAPAHTSSHLQAKKPSAMRAEAAPMTAVPPVEHKERSAIEEKQTVDAVERFKQAARQTIEEAAARTSPAKSPSVDTEELLQEIKEMKALVAKLTDGASANEAGKEGAYDSLDGLDQRLLEQGVLPAITAELKERVKAAVGSQPIDAQQARALYKEYLLQLFSPPAGISDNSRIVQFIGPTGVGKTTTIAKLAAEQVLKHNKRIGFITSDTYRIAAIDQLKTYASILNVPVEVVFTSEELEEALQKLNDCDLIFMDTAGRNYRDQASVDELNGLISQHGQSETYLVVSLVSKYNDIKAIIDNFQHFKLDKVLWTKMDETSSYGSILNVLYEYSLPVSYITNGQNVPDDISLLNPEAVVEHLLGEDANG, from the coding sequence ATGAGGGTAAAGCGTTATGTCGTCGATTCATTGCCTGATGCGCTGACAATGATTCGCCGTGAACTGGGACAGGACGCGGTGATCCTGAATACCAAACAGCTGAAAACCGGCGGTTTTCTGGGGCTGTTCGGCAAGAAGAAGATCGAGGTGATCGCTGCCGTGGACGGCGGTGCTGCACGAGACGGCGGTACCCCGGTCAGAAAGGCGGCGCCGCAATCGGTTTCAGCGGCAGCCGCTGCTGCAATTCAAGGAGCTTCCTCTGAACGGGAACCTAACCGCCCGCATGTAGGGAGCCGGGCAGCAGCCAGGGCATATCGCTCGGTCAACCAGGCGATGACAGCTGTCGCTGAAACCAAGGATGCCGATCATGCTCCCGGGTTAGATGCCCGCCTGCCGGGCACAGCCGCCGCAGCCCCTGCACATACAAGCAGCCATCTGCAGGCGAAGAAGCCATCAGCGATGAGAGCAGAAGCGGCACCTATGACTGCCGTTCCTCCTGTTGAACATAAGGAGCGGTCCGCAATTGAGGAGAAGCAGACCGTTGATGCCGTTGAGCGCTTCAAGCAAGCAGCGAGACAGACAATTGAGGAAGCCGCGGCCAGAACAAGCCCGGCGAAGTCTCCATCCGTAGATACCGAGGAATTGCTGCAAGAGATCAAGGAGATGAAAGCCTTGGTTGCTAAGCTTACTGACGGGGCATCAGCCAATGAGGCAGGAAAGGAAGGCGCTTACGACAGCTTAGATGGTCTGGATCAACGACTGCTAGAACAAGGGGTGCTGCCGGCGATCACCGCCGAACTGAAAGAACGGGTCAAGGCTGCTGTCGGTTCACAGCCGATCGATGCCCAGCAGGCACGTGCCTTATATAAGGAATATCTGCTGCAATTGTTCAGCCCGCCTGCGGGGATCTCGGACAACAGCCGGATCGTCCAATTCATCGGCCCGACCGGAGTAGGCAAAACGACGACCATCGCCAAGCTGGCAGCAGAGCAAGTGTTGAAACATAACAAGCGGATCGGCTTTATCACTTCTGACACCTATCGCATCGCTGCCATCGACCAGCTCAAAACCTATGCCTCGATCTTAAATGTCCCGGTAGAGGTGGTCTTCACTTCGGAGGAATTAGAAGAGGCGCTGCAGAAGCTGAATGACTGCGATCTCATCTTCATGGATACTGCAGGGCGCAATTACCGTGATCAAGCAAGTGTTGATGAGCTTAATGGACTGATCAGCCAGCACGGTCAAAGCGAAACCTATCTCGTGGTCAGCCTGGTTTCCAAGTACAACGATATCAAAGCGATTATCGATAACTTCCAGCATTTCAAATTGGACAAAGTGCTGTGGACGAAGATGGACGAGACGTCCAGCTACGGCTCAATCTTGAATGTCCTGTATGAGTATTCGCTGCCAGTCTCATATATCACAAACGGACAAAATGTACCTGACGATATCTCGCTTCTTAATCCAGAAGCCGTCGTGGAACACCTGTTAGGAGAAGATGCGAATGGTTGA
- the flhA gene encoding flagellar biosynthesis protein FlhA yields MKFRDLTILIGVIGIVLMFVIPLPTWLLDILLVINIAVAALILLVGMNTQEPLQFSIFPSLLLVTTLFRLALNVSSTRLILAQADAGRVIETFGLFVAQGNLAVGFVVFLILVVVNFIVITKGMERVAEVGARFTLDAMPGKQMSIDADLNAGLINEQQAKERRQKIEREADFYGAMDGASKFVKGDAIASIITMLVNVIGGLIIGVAMKGMSFGDAAETYFILTIGDGLVSQIPALLISTAAGMIVTRSASEENMSADIMNQLFAYPKLMYIVAGTLAVLGFTPIGVLVTWPLAGALTYAGYRMNKSLQLKVVEEEQQVEEEQIDEVRSPESVVSLLTVDPIEFEFGYGLIPLADAQQGGDLLDRIIMIRRQLALELGIMVPVIRIRDNIQLKPNEYVIKIKGNTIARGELLLNHYLAMSPGYDDESIVGIETMEPAFGLPALWVDEAMKEKAELAGYTVVDPPSVVATHLTEMIKKHAHELLGRQETKALVDHLKNSYPALVDELIPNLLSIGDVQKVLIRLLKEKISIRDLVTIFETLADYAIYTKDPDILTEYVRQALARQITQQYAPEDNTLRVITIGPVLEKRIAEAVQQTEQGTYLALDPMTTQQVYQRLTEQVQRIVEAGNQPIILASPNIRMYVRQIVDRTMPDVPVLSYNELEPSVEIQSVGVVNL; encoded by the coding sequence GTGAAATTTCGCGACTTAACCATACTAATCGGAGTCATCGGCATCGTTTTGATGTTCGTCATACCATTGCCGACCTGGCTGCTGGACATCCTGCTGGTCATTAATATTGCTGTAGCTGCGCTGATTCTGCTGGTCGGTATGAATACACAGGAGCCGCTGCAGTTCTCGATCTTCCCGTCATTGCTGCTGGTGACTACATTGTTCCGGCTTGCCCTCAACGTTTCTTCGACAAGGCTGATCTTAGCCCAAGCCGATGCCGGACGGGTGATTGAGACCTTTGGATTGTTCGTCGCTCAAGGCAATTTGGCCGTCGGTTTTGTCGTGTTTCTCATATTGGTCGTGGTTAACTTCATCGTCATCACGAAGGGCATGGAGCGTGTAGCTGAAGTCGGTGCAAGATTCACGCTGGACGCTATGCCTGGTAAACAGATGAGCATCGATGCAGACCTTAATGCCGGACTGATCAATGAGCAACAGGCCAAAGAACGGCGGCAGAAGATTGAGCGCGAAGCGGACTTCTACGGAGCGATGGACGGTGCCAGTAAGTTCGTCAAAGGGGATGCTATCGCCAGCATCATAACGATGCTCGTGAACGTCATCGGCGGTCTCATCATCGGTGTCGCGATGAAGGGCATGAGCTTCGGGGATGCAGCGGAAACCTACTTCATCCTGACGATCGGCGACGGTCTGGTCAGTCAGATTCCGGCGCTTCTCATCTCAACGGCAGCGGGGATGATCGTCACCCGTTCCGCTTCCGAGGAGAACATGTCCGCTGATATCATGAACCAGCTCTTCGCTTATCCGAAGCTGATGTACATCGTTGCCGGCACTTTAGCCGTGCTGGGCTTTACGCCGATCGGTGTTCTCGTTACCTGGCCGCTGGCCGGGGCGCTTACCTACGCAGGCTATCGGATGAATAAGAGCTTGCAGCTTAAAGTCGTCGAAGAAGAACAGCAGGTGGAAGAAGAGCAGATCGATGAGGTGCGCAGTCCGGAGAGCGTGGTGAGTCTCTTGACCGTGGATCCGATCGAATTCGAATTCGGATACGGTTTGATCCCGCTCGCAGATGCGCAGCAGGGCGGGGATCTTCTGGACCGCATCATCATGATCCGGCGACAGTTGGCCCTTGAACTTGGCATCATGGTCCCCGTGATCCGAATTCGCGACAATATTCAACTAAAACCGAACGAATATGTCATTAAAATTAAAGGAAATACGATCGCTCGTGGTGAATTATTACTTAATCACTATCTCGCCATGAGTCCAGGGTACGATGATGAGTCGATTGTTGGCATCGAGACGATGGAACCGGCCTTCGGCCTTCCTGCCCTGTGGGTGGATGAGGCGATGAAGGAGAAAGCAGAGCTGGCAGGCTACACCGTCGTTGATCCGCCTTCCGTGGTAGCCACGCATCTGACGGAGATGATCAAGAAGCATGCCCATGAACTGCTCGGCCGCCAAGAGACGAAGGCGCTCGTCGATCATCTCAAGAATTCTTATCCGGCCCTTGTGGACGAGCTCATTCCCAATCTGTTGAGCATAGGCGATGTACAGAAGGTGCTGATCCGCTTGCTGAAGGAGAAGATCTCGATTCGCGACCTCGTCACGATCTTCGAGACGCTGGCTGACTATGCGATCTATACCAAGGATCCCGATATTCTCACGGAATATGTGAGACAGGCCCTGGCGCGGCAGATCACGCAGCAATATGCACCTGAGGATAATACGCTTAGGGTCATTACGATTGGACCTGTGCTGGAGAAGCGAATCGCCGAAGCTGTTCAACAGACCGAGCAGGGCACTTATCTGGCCCTCGACCCGATGACGACTCAACAGGTCTATCAGCGTTTGACCGAACAGGTACAGCGAATCGTGGAAGCAGGCAACCAGCCGATCATCCTCGCTTCCCCTAACATCCGAATGTATGTAAGACAGATCGTGGATCGAACGATGCCCGATGTTCCCGTTCTCTCTTACAATGAACTGGAGCCCAGCGTCGAAATTCAAAGTGTAGGGGTTGTTAACCTATGA